Proteins encoded by one window of Vigna radiata var. radiata cultivar VC1973A unplaced genomic scaffold, Vradiata_ver6 scaffold_353, whole genome shotgun sequence:
- the LOC106779159 gene encoding uncharacterized protein LOC106779159: protein MEPPPGLSVHQEGQVCRLTKSLYGLKQASRQWFEKLSSFLISVGYVQSKSDHSLFIKRNSRDFTTLLVYVDDIILAGNSMTEINHIKALLDNKFHIKNLGELKYFLRLEVARSKKGIHLCQRRYALDILKETGMLGCKPCSTPFLSDTSSLYKTDSYLDDPGSYRRLIGKLLYLTNTRPDLCFSINLLSQFMKSPTNHHYRAMQHVLRYIKSKPSEGLFFGADSPIHLKAFSDSDWATCPNTRRSTTGFCIFLGSSLISWKSKKQSTVSISSTEAEYRALATIVCEIQWIHYLLQDLQAQEAGTPVLYCDNKSARHIAHNQSFHERTKHIELDCHVVREKIQANLLRLLPVFPKSSINRALPLFFCNEK, encoded by the coding sequence ATGGAACCACCACCTGGTCTCAGTGTCCATCAAGAGGGCCAGGTTTGCAGGCTTACTAAATCGTTATATGGTCTAAAACAGGCCAGTAGGcaatggtttgaaaaattgTCATCCTTTCTCATCTCTGTTGGCTATGTTCAATCTAAATCTGATCATtctctttttataaaaaggaattCTAGAGATTTTACTACCTTACTTGTCTATGTAGACGacatcatacttgctggaaaCTCTATGACTGAAATCAACCACATAAAGGCTCTGTTGGACAATAAATTCCACATAAAGAACCTGGGAGAACTCAAATACTTCCTAAGGTTAGAGGTGGCCAGATCTAAAAAGGGAATTCATCTATGCCAGAGAAGATATGCTCTGGACATCCTTAAGGAAACTGGAATGTTGGGATGTAAACCATGTTCTACCCCCTTTCTAAGTGACACAAGCTCACTGTATAAGACAGACAGTTACTTGGATGATCCTGGATCCTATCGAAGGTTAATAGGGAAGTTGCTTTATCTCACTAATACCAGACCTGATTTGTGCTTTTCTATTAATCTACTGAGCCAGTTTATGAAATCACCCACTAACCATCACTATCGGGCTATGCAACATGTTCTTAGGTATATAAAATCTAAGCCTTCGGAAGGATTGTTCTTTGGAGCTGACTCCCCCATTCACCTAAAGGCCTTTAGTGACTCAGACTGGGCAACGTGCCCAAATACTAGAAGGTCCACTACTGGGTTCTGTATTTTCCTTGGGTCATCTCTCATTTCCTGGAAATCCAAAAAGCAAAGCACCGTTTCAATATCTTCCACCGAAGCTGAGTATCGTGCCTTAGCAACCATTGTATGTGAGATACAGTGGATTCACTATCTCCTACAAGACCTACAAGCTCAGGAAGCAGGAACTCCGGTTCTGTATTGTGACAACAAGTCAGCAAGACACATAGCTCATAACCAGAGCTTTCATGAAAGAACCAAGCACATAGAGCTTGACTGTCATGTGGTTCGAGAAAAGATACAGGCCAATCTCCTACGACTTCTCCCGGTGTTTCCCAagagctctataaatagagctcTCCCccttttcttttgtaatgaaaaataa